A stretch of the Eretmochelys imbricata isolate rEreImb1 chromosome 15, rEreImb1.hap1, whole genome shotgun sequence genome encodes the following:
- the FAM222A gene encoding protein FAM222A, producing MLACLQRTQNPPAQHLACPNKTLEPRKCETAASMHSPRYPSPAELDAYAQKVANNPLTIKIFPTNIRVPQHKHLNRTVNGYDTTGQRYSPYPVHSSGYQGLLAIVKASSKSIVKNSEGKRTKMSPAQVAIAPYPVSSTLAPGLSCAGHLNYHSTQKQLDAPVPPNMTVATSVIPLAGRNLTLQQSNLPSIQSIIYQINQQCQAQGSQQACQGVVVTNPSPAKHGAASGFASMATAGAAVAYAGAVLPDCRKGAELAISSNPAMTVGPKAGLYPDGMDYLLWQQKQQQLRMYSGGSGGGGAVSKSPETCAGVSRPYTLAGAVEKVSSSPLNCVGMHGNFSVGQYFAPPWNSILVTPNSDCYNPQELANGHRELGVPPSDGLSSKTLCNTSILSSSLQSLEYLINDIHPPCIKEQMLGKGYETVSVPRLLDHQHAHIRLPVYR from the coding sequence GTGAAACGGCGGCCTCCATGCATTCCCCACGCTACCCCAGCCCAGCTGAACTGGACGCCTATGCACAGAAAGTCGCCAACAACCCCCTAACGATCAAGATCTTTCCCACCAACATCAGGGTCCCCCAGCACAAGCACCTTAACCGGACGGTCAATGGGTACGACACGACAGGGCAGCGCTATAGCCCCTACCCCGTGCATTCCAGCGGCTACCAGGGCCTCCTGGCCATCGTAAAGGCCTCCAGCAAAAGCATCGTGAAGAACTCGGAGGGCAAGCGGACTAAGATGTCTCCAGCGCAGGTGGCCATTGCCCCCTACCCAGTGTCAAGCACTTTAGCGCCAGGCCTCTCATGCGCCGGGCACTTGAATTATCACAGTACTCAGAAGCAGCTTGATGCTCCGGTCCCCCCAAACATGACCGTAGCTACGTCCGTCATCCCGCTCGCAGGCCGGAACCTGACCCTGCAGCAGTCCAACTTGCCCTCTATCCAGAGCATCATCTACCAGATCAATCAGCAGTGccaggcccagggctcccagcaggCCTGCCAAGGGGTAGTGGTGACCAACCCCAGCCCCGCCAAGCACGGCGCGGCCAGTGGCTTCGCTAGCATGGCGACGGCGGGTGCTGCCGTGGCCTATGCCGGTGCCGTCCTGCCCGACTGCCGCAAAGGGGCAGAACTCGCCATAAGCTCCAACCCGGCCATGACCGTCGGCCCCAAGGCCGGCCTCTACCCGGATGGCATGGATTACCTTCTCTGgcagcagaaacagcagcagctccgAATGTACAgcgggggcagtggaggggggggCGCCGTCAGCAAGTCCCCGGAGACATGTGCGGGGGTCTCACGCCCCTACACCCTGGCGGGCGCGGTGGAGAAGGTCAGCTCCTCCCCTTTGAACTGTGTGGGCATGCATGGCAACTTCTCGGTGGGCCAGTATTTTGCCCCCCCTTGGAACAGCATCTTGGTCACCCCCAACAGCGACTGTTACAACCCCCAGGAGCTCGCCAACGGGCACCGCGAGCTCGGAGTGCCCCCCTCCGATGGCCTGTCCAGCAAAACGCTCTGCAATACCTCCATCCTTAGCAGCAGCCTCCAGTCGCTGGAGTATCTCATCAACGACATCCACCCACCGTGCATCAAAGAGCAGATGCTGGGCAAGGGCTACGAGACAGTGTCTGTGCCAAGACTCCTGGACCATCAACACGCCCACATTCGCCTGCCCGTCTACAGATAA